One window from the genome of Ovis canadensis isolate MfBH-ARS-UI-01 breed Bighorn chromosome 21, ARS-UI_OviCan_v2, whole genome shotgun sequence encodes:
- the LOC138426765 gene encoding aldehyde dehydrogenase family 3 member B1-like isoform X2, producing MDPFADTLQRLREAFISGRTRPAEFRAAQLKGLSRFLQENKQLLQEALAQDLHKVAFHSDISELIICQNEVDLALRNLCTWMKDEPVAKNLITQLDSAFIRREPFGLVLILSPWNYPLNLSLVPLVGALAAGNCVVLKPSEISKNTEKVLAKVLPRYLDQSCFAVVLGGPEETGQLLEHEFDYIFFTGTPRVGKIVMAAAAKHLTPVTLELGGKNPCYVDDNCDPQTVANRVAFFRCFNAGQTCVAPDYVLCSPEMQARLVPALQSAITRFYGDDPQSSPNLGRIISQKHFQRLRGLLSCGRVVIGGQSDESDLYIAPTVLVDVQETDPVMQEEIFGPILPIVNVRSLGQAIDFINRREKPLALYAFSNNSQVMNQMLDRTSSGNFVGNEGFTYMSLTSLPFGGVGKSGMGRYHGKFSFDTFSHHRACLLSHSGLEVLKNIRYPPYSDCTQKLFTWAMGSHLCTLL from the exons ATGGACCCCTTTGCAGACACCCTGCAGCGACTGCGGGAGGCCTTCATCTCGGGGCGTACGAGGCCAGCTGAGTTCCGGGCCGCCCAGCTGAAGGGCCTGAGCCGCTTCCTACAAGAGAACAAGCAGCTTCTGCAGGAGGCGCTGGCTCAGGACCTGCACAAG GTGGCCTTTCATTCGGACATTTCGGAGCTCATCATCTGCCAGAATGAGGTCGACTTGGCTCTCAGGAACCTGTGCACCTGGATGAAGGATGAGCCAGTGGCCAAGAACCTG ATCACGCAGCTGGATTCGGCCTTCATCAGGAGGGAGCCCTTTGGCCTGGTGCTCATCCTGTCTCCCTGGAACTACCCCCTGAACCTGAGCCTGGTGCCCCTGGTGGGCGCCCTCGCTGCAG GTAACTGCGTGGTGCTGAAACCCTCAGAGATCAGCAAGAACACTGAGAAGGTCCTCGCCAAGGTGCTGCCCCGATACCTGGACCAG AGCTGCTTTGCCGTGGTGCTGGGCGGGCCCGAGGAGACGGGGCAGCTGCTGGAGCACGAGTTCGACTACATCTTCTTCACGG GGACCCCTCGAGTTGGCAAGATTGTCATGGCTGCCGCCGCCAAGCACCTAACGCCCGTCACGCTGGAGCTGGGAGGCAAGAACCCCTGCTATGTGGACGACAACTGCGACCCCCAGACTGTGGCCAACCGGGTGGCCTTCTTCCGCTGTTTCAATGCCGGCCAGACCTGCGTGGCCCCCGACTATGTCCTGTGCAGCCCCGAGATGCAGGCGCGGCTGGTGCCTGCCCTGCAGAGCGCCATCACCCGTTTCTATGGCGACGACCCCCAGAGCTCCCCAAACCTGGGCCGCATCATCAGCCAGAAGCATTTCCAGCGGCTCCGGGGCTTGCTGAGCTGTGGCCGCGTGGTCATCGGCGGCCAGAGTGACGAAAGCGATCTCTATATCG CCCCCACGGTGCTGGTGGACGTGCAGGAGACAGATCCGGTGATGCAGGAGGAGATCTTCGGGCCCATCCTGCCCATCGTGAACGTGAGGAGCCTGGGCCAGGCCATCGACTTCATCAACCGTCGGGAGAAGCCCCTGGCCCTGTACGCCTTCTCCAACAACAGCCAG GTAATGAACCAGATGCTGGACAGGACCAGCAGCGGCAACTTTGTAGGGAATGAAGGCTTCACCTACATGAGTCTTACCTCCCTGCCATTCGGGGGAGTCG GCAAAAGTGGGATGGGAAGATACCACGGCAAGTTCTCCTTCGACACCTTCTCCCACCACCGTGCCTGCCTGCTCTCCCACTCGGGCCTGGAGGTGCTGAAGAACATCCGCTACCCACCCTATTCTGACTGCACACAGAAGCTGTTCACCTGGGCCATGGGCAGCCACTTGTGCACCCTTCTGTGA
- the LOC138426765 gene encoding aldehyde dehydrogenase family 3 member B1-like isoform X1 encodes MSGIKRPGLAKDPGSESTPGMDPFADTLQRLREAFISGRTRPAEFRAAQLKGLSRFLQENKQLLQEALAQDLHKVAFHSDISELIICQNEVDLALRNLCTWMKDEPVAKNLITQLDSAFIRREPFGLVLILSPWNYPLNLSLVPLVGALAAGNCVVLKPSEISKNTEKVLAKVLPRYLDQSCFAVVLGGPEETGQLLEHEFDYIFFTGTPRVGKIVMAAAAKHLTPVTLELGGKNPCYVDDNCDPQTVANRVAFFRCFNAGQTCVAPDYVLCSPEMQARLVPALQSAITRFYGDDPQSSPNLGRIISQKHFQRLRGLLSCGRVVIGGQSDESDLYIAPTVLVDVQETDPVMQEEIFGPILPIVNVRSLGQAIDFINRREKPLALYAFSNNSQVMNQMLDRTSSGNFVGNEGFTYMSLTSLPFGGVGKSGMGRYHGKFSFDTFSHHRACLLSHSGLEVLKNIRYPPYSDCTQKLFTWAMGSHLCTLL; translated from the exons ATGTCAGGCATAAAGCGCCCAGGCTTGGCAAAGGATCCGGGGTCGGAGTCCACACCAGG GATGGACCCCTTTGCAGACACCCTGCAGCGACTGCGGGAGGCCTTCATCTCGGGGCGTACGAGGCCAGCTGAGTTCCGGGCCGCCCAGCTGAAGGGCCTGAGCCGCTTCCTACAAGAGAACAAGCAGCTTCTGCAGGAGGCGCTGGCTCAGGACCTGCACAAG GTGGCCTTTCATTCGGACATTTCGGAGCTCATCATCTGCCAGAATGAGGTCGACTTGGCTCTCAGGAACCTGTGCACCTGGATGAAGGATGAGCCAGTGGCCAAGAACCTG ATCACGCAGCTGGATTCGGCCTTCATCAGGAGGGAGCCCTTTGGCCTGGTGCTCATCCTGTCTCCCTGGAACTACCCCCTGAACCTGAGCCTGGTGCCCCTGGTGGGCGCCCTCGCTGCAG GTAACTGCGTGGTGCTGAAACCCTCAGAGATCAGCAAGAACACTGAGAAGGTCCTCGCCAAGGTGCTGCCCCGATACCTGGACCAG AGCTGCTTTGCCGTGGTGCTGGGCGGGCCCGAGGAGACGGGGCAGCTGCTGGAGCACGAGTTCGACTACATCTTCTTCACGG GGACCCCTCGAGTTGGCAAGATTGTCATGGCTGCCGCCGCCAAGCACCTAACGCCCGTCACGCTGGAGCTGGGAGGCAAGAACCCCTGCTATGTGGACGACAACTGCGACCCCCAGACTGTGGCCAACCGGGTGGCCTTCTTCCGCTGTTTCAATGCCGGCCAGACCTGCGTGGCCCCCGACTATGTCCTGTGCAGCCCCGAGATGCAGGCGCGGCTGGTGCCTGCCCTGCAGAGCGCCATCACCCGTTTCTATGGCGACGACCCCCAGAGCTCCCCAAACCTGGGCCGCATCATCAGCCAGAAGCATTTCCAGCGGCTCCGGGGCTTGCTGAGCTGTGGCCGCGTGGTCATCGGCGGCCAGAGTGACGAAAGCGATCTCTATATCG CCCCCACGGTGCTGGTGGACGTGCAGGAGACAGATCCGGTGATGCAGGAGGAGATCTTCGGGCCCATCCTGCCCATCGTGAACGTGAGGAGCCTGGGCCAGGCCATCGACTTCATCAACCGTCGGGAGAAGCCCCTGGCCCTGTACGCCTTCTCCAACAACAGCCAG GTAATGAACCAGATGCTGGACAGGACCAGCAGCGGCAACTTTGTAGGGAATGAAGGCTTCACCTACATGAGTCTTACCTCCCTGCCATTCGGGGGAGTCG GCAAAAGTGGGATGGGAAGATACCACGGCAAGTTCTCCTTCGACACCTTCTCCCACCACCGTGCCTGCCTGCTCTCCCACTCGGGCCTGGAGGTGCTGAAGAACATCCGCTACCCACCCTATTCTGACTGCACACAGAAGCTGTTCACCTGGGCCATGGGCAGCCACTTGTGCACCCTTCTGTGA